A region from the Paraurantiacibacter namhicola genome encodes:
- a CDS encoding transporter: MTTAFRAGSALLAITLCSQPAIAQDEAVTIEGDEIVVTPVSLHPAAGLMNEHTHDGGEVMIGLRYARTRSGGTNVRGTKEISDAEILAAGYASRTSSMTMEMVMLDLMYAPDDRLTLMVMPHWMRHEMTMLGIDPANTGGGMHGGGMHGGMAGHHGHSPAFGETMTHAAEGFSDTLVSASYRLAHSPALKAHATLGVWVPTGRVDLQNHDGTFVHYGMQPGSGSWDLEPSLTVSGQSGEMGWGLQASYRWRLEEENASGFAFGDRFALRGWASWRAARDVSLTGRLSFESEGPVTGHYNGPHNHSAPADRQANYGGERIYADIGINYALPFGGPDRPQIGLEAGVPLYQDLNGIQAPDQWRMALSLTKAFR; encoded by the coding sequence ATGACTACCGCATTTCGTGCGGGCAGCGCGCTGCTCGCCATTACCCTTTGCTCGCAACCTGCGATCGCGCAGGACGAAGCCGTAACCATCGAAGGTGACGAGATCGTCGTCACGCCGGTCAGCCTTCACCCGGCCGCCGGGCTGATGAATGAACACACGCATGACGGGGGCGAGGTCATGATTGGCCTGCGCTATGCCCGCACCCGCTCGGGCGGCACCAATGTGCGCGGCACGAAGGAGATCTCCGACGCCGAGATCCTGGCTGCCGGATACGCATCGCGCACCAGTTCGATGACCATGGAAATGGTCATGCTGGACCTGATGTATGCCCCCGATGACAGACTGACGCTGATGGTCATGCCGCACTGGATGCGGCACGAAATGACCATGCTGGGGATCGACCCGGCGAATACGGGCGGCGGGATGCATGGGGGAGGCATGCATGGCGGAATGGCCGGTCATCATGGTCACTCGCCCGCGTTCGGCGAGACAATGACGCATGCCGCCGAAGGGTTCTCCGATACGCTCGTGTCCGCAAGCTATCGCTTGGCTCATTCTCCTGCGCTGAAGGCGCATGCCACCCTGGGTGTCTGGGTACCGACGGGCCGCGTTGACTTGCAGAACCATGACGGCACCTTCGTTCACTACGGCATGCAGCCCGGCAGCGGTTCATGGGACCTTGAGCCGTCGCTGACCGTCTCTGGCCAGTCCGGCGAGATGGGGTGGGGGCTGCAGGCAAGCTATCGCTGGCGGCTCGAGGAGGAGAATGCCAGCGGCTTCGCCTTTGGTGACCGTTTTGCCCTGCGCGGCTGGGCGAGCTGGCGCGCGGCGCGCGACGTCAGCCTGACGGGGCGGCTGAGCTTCGAAAGCGAAGGGCCGGTTACTGGCCATTACAATGGCCCGCATAACCATTCGGCCCCGGCAGATAGGCAGGCAAATTACGGCGGAGAGCGAATCTACGCCGACATCGGCATCAATTATGCACTGCCGTTTGGCGGTCCGGACCGGCCACAGATCGGGCTGGAAGCGGGCGTCCCGCTCTACCAGGATTTGAACGGCATCCAGGCGCCTGACCAATGGCGGATGGCGCTGTCGCTGACCAAGGCGTTCCGCTGA
- the nusG gene encoding transcription termination/antitermination protein NusG yields MARWYIIHAYSGFENKVRDSILSEAERLGLSDGVEEVEVPTETVTEIKRGKKVQSERKFMPGYVLAKLNLTDDVYHLVKNTPKVTGFLGSGNKPQPISEKEAARYFGGVEEAKAAPKKDIHVDYEIGDQVKVLEGPFASFNGEVEELDFDKAKVKVSVSIFGRATPVELDFDQVELVK; encoded by the coding sequence ATGGCCCGCTGGTACATCATCCACGCCTATTCCGGTTTCGAGAACAAGGTGCGCGATTCGATCCTGTCCGAAGCCGAACGGCTCGGCCTGTCCGACGGTGTGGAGGAAGTGGAAGTTCCCACCGAAACCGTGACCGAGATCAAGCGCGGCAAGAAGGTGCAGTCCGAACGCAAGTTCATGCCAGGCTACGTGCTGGCCAAGCTGAACCTGACCGACGACGTGTACCACCTCGTCAAGAACACGCCGAAGGTCACCGGCTTCCTGGGCAGCGGCAACAAGCCGCAGCCGATCAGTGAGAAAGAGGCCGCACGCTATTTCGGCGGCGTGGAAGAAGCCAAGGCCGCGCCCAAGAAGGACATCCACGTCGATTACGAGATCGGCGACCAGGTCAAGGTGCTGGAAGGCCCCTTCGCCAGCTTCAACGGCGAAGTGGAAGAGCTCGATTTCGACAAGGCGAAGGTCAAGGTCTCCGTCTCCATCTTCGGCCGCGCCACGCCGGTGGAACTGGATTTCGACCAGGTCGAACTGGTCAAGTAA
- the secE gene encoding preprotein translocase subunit SecE, translating to MAEEKQAATPAPKQKTSPGEFIRQVRAEGSKVVWPTRQETITTSIFVAIMVLILSLFFLGIDSLFGAVVKWLLTLAQ from the coding sequence ATGGCCGAAGAAAAGCAGGCGGCAACCCCCGCCCCCAAGCAGAAGACCAGCCCCGGCGAATTCATTCGCCAGGTGCGCGCCGAAGGCAGCAAGGTCGTCTGGCCCACGCGGCAAGAAACCATCACCACGTCCATCTTCGTGGCGATCATGGTGCTGATCCTGTCGCTGTTCTTCCTCGGCATCGATTCCCTGTTCGGCGCCGTCGTCAAATGGCTGCTGACGCTGGCCCAATAG